The following coding sequences lie in one Methylotuvimicrobium alcaliphilum 20Z genomic window:
- the rplR gene encoding 50S ribosomal protein L18 produces MEKKASRLKRALKLRSKIKNSGANRLTIHKTAQHIYAQVISSDGTHTLASSSTVQAEVKSAVKNTGNVEAAAEVGKFVAQKAIAAGITEVAFDRSGFKYHGRVKALADAAREAGLKF; encoded by the coding sequence ATGGAAAAGAAAGCATCACGCTTAAAGCGCGCTCTGAAGCTGCGCAGTAAAATTAAGAATTCCGGAGCGAACCGTTTAACCATACACAAAACCGCTCAACACATTTATGCGCAGGTCATTAGTTCCGATGGGACGCATACGCTTGCAAGTTCTTCGACTGTTCAGGCTGAGGTCAAGTCAGCCGTAAAAAATACAGGAAACGTTGAGGCGGCTGCCGAAGTTGGAAAGTTTGTAGCCCAAAAAGCCATTGCGGCTGGAATCACTGAAGTGGCTTTCGACCGCTCAGGTTTTAAATATCATGGGCGTGTTAAAGCGCTTGCTGATGCCGCGCGTGAAGCCGGTTTAAAATTTTAG